The segment AGCTTCTCTTTGATATATAggtaatcttatcttattaaatacagacgtttctcaAAAAAGACGATTACATCCTAAGCATCATGCGTtttgtcatgcatattaaccaatgacctaaattctgccaagtcactggttttcctggcaggcaacccattccatgctctaatagcactagggaagaaggagcatttgtacaaatttgtcctagcatatggaacaaggaatgttcctttacctttgtgtctgagtaaattaaaacaacaatccATTACATGCAAACAGGGCTTTAACATCTTCGTTATTTAAAAAGGAGCACTTGAACTTTTCAAGTGGTCACTCCAATGGATCTTGATGATGATGAgcataaagtaaataataataaacaaaaataataagaaaaCTTCACAGATTTTACCATTCACATTGACTAACTTACttcccaaaacaaaacaaaatatttcaccTGCTGCTACAATTGTTTGATTTtgtattaaacattttattaatgttcAAGGTCTGCACCGAAATACAAAAACTAGAAAACCAAtgcttgaaataaataaatcagaatattaaaaaaaatcatctaaATATTGGTAGGCCTAAGACTACCTTAAATTGGTGAAGAAAACATTTGTaagtatatttaattattttagcaaACAAAGGATTTGCAGccaagaaaatttaaataacaatgAACATCTTAGTAATTATATTATCAAAATGAGAAAAACCTTTCATTTATATAAacctatatatttgtaaaaaaaaaaaaaaaaaatggagacaaaaAGGTCCTGagcaatatagatctatgtaataataaaaagaagggAAAAAATGCACTCATACACAAGGAAATGTTTCAAATCTAAGaacccaacaaaaaaaaatctgtttttaactatgaaattttttttttctcaatgtgTATTCAGAAAGACTGCTTGTGTGTAACTAGACCATACATACCCCGGTATCAGATAAATTATCACTCCGAACTGTAACTTGTGATCATACTGAACAAATAATTATCTTTAGATCATTACAATGCTTTCTCTATATTAACAAAAACACCAAGAGGGTAAGTCAAGTACTATTGGACTGTTAAGCATCAAATCTCTGAAACATTAAAGCTCAGCAGTAGTTTTTGTATAACAGAAAGTTAACTTTTGATTCTTCTAAATATGATGTGAACATCTTGCTCTTGTAACTTAGCTAAAGTATGTTTGAACAAAAAATGCATCAATAATGTTTCAGTGTACATTGCCTAcaagaaattatttcatttgatagCATTTATCCCTtgcttctataaaaaaaaataattaatcaaattttttttatagtttattgTACAATTCAATTATTGCAGCAATATAATGAGTGACCATCACATTAAATTAATCAGCTTCTGAGGGTGACCAAGACTCATCTTCGCTAGAGTCTTCCTCTGTATACTTGTTGAGTAAATATGCAGCAGTAGGGGGAACTTTTACATTGGGAATAACATCTTCATCCAAAGGAACCAGTTTGTCCTGTAACTTTACTGAGCTTCTCGTCTGAACCCTAGTGGAACTTCTAGTGCTTCTTGTGTGTGGTGTTCTAGTGGAGCTTCTTAACTCTCTTGCAGTGTTATTATCTGACAGTCCAGAGGTACTTTCACTACACGTGGCAGTATTATTGGTTGACTGAGACACAGTGACCTTTGTCTTGGCATCATCTTCTGCTTCAACTTGCTTGTTGGTGGCTTTTGTCATAACAGAGCTGGATGACCCTGAGTCAGTTTGAATAATACTATAATGTGGTTTTTGGTGTTTTTCTTCTCCCCCAGGTCCAAAATATACTTTATGATGAAAAAGAATATGGCTTCTGCCTGCTGCACCCCCAGAACTAGATGGTAGATCACTACCTTGAGCTCCTGGTGATTCTTCTTCAACACCTGCCCCAAATGGCTCAGACTTGCTATGAGAATTATGACGCTTGCCTGTTCCTTTTTTCTTTGTGGCACTGGACACCCCAGCTTCATGAGAAGCAACAGAATTTTTTGATGTCTGGCTCCTTAGGGAGTTCAGTTTAGCAACAGGCAAGGCAGACGATGTAGAGGGGCCCTCTTCACCGGCTGATGAAGGTTTGGCCCGTTTAAATACTAAAAGATTATCATAATCCTGAGACCTCTTGTTGTTACCATTGACACTGGTGGCTATACTTTGGGATGCAGCATCTACCTCAGCTAATGAATTATCACCAGGGAGGCTCTGTGTGGTTTCATTTTCTACATTTCCTCCAGTGCTACTCAGAAACTCAAGACTGGGTTCTTCCAAAGACTGATCGCTGTCATGACCACTGGTGCTCAAATGTTCCAACACTTCAGAATTGAGGCTCTGTATATCCAAATCTGACCAGTCATCTGAAGTAGTCGACCAGTGAAATGTTGATGATATGCTGGATAGTTCACTGGATGAAGAACTCAGTGCAGGAGAGATTTCATGATGTAGTACTGACATCTTGGTTTTCATTTCATCAATAGTTTTCTGCATATTTGCCTTATCTTCTTTTAGCTCTGTGAAAACATACAATATAAATTAGATTTGTGTTGAACACATGAAAGGGTgccttaaaattattttttatatctgtgaataaaaaaacaaaaaagtgaactgaaaaaaaaaaagtgaatgcaGTTTATCTCTGTAACACTCAATTTTCATATTAGCCTAATTATCTCTTGGGAATCTCCAAATATAAACCTCATGATAGACTTCATATGTTCTTACAAAAAAGCATTTtagtctatcttatcttataaaatacagacattacttcaaaaaagatgattacatcctacgtatcatgcatctagtcacaTATGTTAACCAATcactgccaagtcactggttttcctggctgactcataTGCAACCTATAATAttgcatgctctaatagcaatagggaagaaggaacatttgtacaaatttgtcctcgCATATgaaatgaggaatgtgcctttatctttgtgtctttctaagtattttattagattttgtttttgtatttgaaataatggttcagtgttttatgtacaattgctactttacttttgagtcctctctactgaaggctttctaaatttagtgattttactaaaggtgtgaatattcgttagttatgcatctcactgctctattttgggtctgttccagtttcttaatgttttcttgagttaatgGGTCCCAAataaggatgcatattctattattggcctaaccaaggttaaataacattttagttttatgttcttatttgatttatagaaatttctttttataaacccAAAtgctttgtatgttttttttaaaatagtttcatcaatatggggactctaggtattttgcgtttttagtctgtgttactggtttaccatgaataagataagtggaattaatttgttttagtttttttgttactcttaataactgacattttctggctggaaagacatgctccaatttgattcccatttctgtaattcaactagttctctttgtaaaatttctgtgtcttgtgttgtttttattgttctatgtattatgcaatcatctgcaaataatctgacttttgttcctgaactaatgcaatttggtaaattatttatgttaattaaaaatagtagtggacctaagaccgTTCTTTTTTGAGGTACaactgagtttactgttattagTGTTGATTGAGAGCCTACAGCTAATTCATAACTACAATTCTAGTTTTTGCAATCATAACAAAAACGTTCTGATGCTAGTAGACTTACCTAGTCAAGTGCTTTTAAGGAATTAACAAGAtcaaaaacatctttaaaaaacatatgTTAGCTCACttgtaaatttttaattttctggcATTCAAGCAATTAAGAAATTTATGAGTAAATTAGGTCAGATGGTGGTGCTGGAATTGATTTTCTAATCTACTTGGATCAGATTCTTTACACTTAATTTAATTCCTTGATCTTTATTGCCATCAACAGTTTTCAATTATTCTTCAAGTCAATGTTAACCACAGgttaagaacaaaataaaacagctAAAAAGATCTACCTTTAACTAATTCCACTAATGCAGTCACACATTCGTGTTTCTCTTCCTGAAAGGTGGACAACATCAATCCACATCCTTTGGTACACATTTTATGACGGTATATACAATCATTTTGTTCATGCTCCACAATTTCTTTGCGAAGCATGTGAGCTGAGCATTCTTTATATTGGCACTTCACCACAGAGTATTCACATTTTACAAGATGATCATAATAATCTGGAGTaaagatttttgtttcaaatttaacACATTCTACATATTAATCAAGTTTACTAAGGAAATGTatattatacacacacacacacacatttatatatcTTCACATACGCACAACTTCAGTTTCAACAATTTAGCCTGCATAATAAAGTTATGCACAGTAACTAATAGAATTGAAGAGAAGTCCACACTTTGAAGAACATGACAAAACTATTCAGATGATTTACAGTTTTACACAAAActtcaataagaaaaaaaaataaaaaaaaagtgtgcatttaaaaaaaaaaaagtttaaaatgcaCTAAAAtaagtcgaaaaaaaaaaaaaagaaaagatttcattattattgtaaGTGATTTATATAAATACCccccaaaaattatttttttataataaaaatgtatttttgtatattttttttataaattagagTTAATACTTACATTCCATTTTGATAGGAGTAATACAACCGTTGTCATAATTGGGGCATTTCATTGTCAGCTTGTTAATCAAGTTCTGCACAAGTGGCAGCACATCTTTTAACATTGATTTCTTGCATTTCTTTCGACACAGGGGACATTTACTCTGCTCCCTCACTGCTTTATGGATACAGTCTGTACAGAACACATGGCGACAGGGTGTCTCCAAAGGTTTATCTAGTATATTCATGCATATTCCACATAGCAATTCTTCATCAGGAACAGGCAAAAAGGAACTTACATTGTATCTGGACATgtctgaaaattatttttatatgatATTAATACTATATTGAAACCAAAATGTATTAGTATTACTAAAACtactatctctagtatattaaTACTATATTGAAACCAAAATGTATTAGTATTACTAAAACTACTATCTCTAGTtacttctagattctagtaactactactactatttaatctaataaatctagattctatcgaaatttgtatattataaatatcTCCTTTCTTCAAGATCTAATTCCATTATACTTCAAAAACATGCAATGACTGTCTAAATTCTAGTAAAtgtagacttaaaaaaaaaaagctcccctttcagacctttttggcctatagggcagatgatgtaaaggtcatctgtttctgtggcctatggttaacaagggtgtaatTTGGCCAGCTCCACGActaaccgcttttacttttccccaactaatcaTTTAAATCATCTAATAATAATCTGATGttaggtagccattagagctaggtggattCAGATGCACaccaagatcccgaaattaaaaatctcagtctcccggttcggaagtcaagtgctttacctcTAGGCCACCAAACCTTGGAGGATTCctcgacaattcgttcactgacattttgtTCACACGACTATCTGTTCACCTGACATATCCCTCACCgacatttttttatgacaaatCATTCACTGACAATTTATTCACCATCAAATCGTTCAcaggatagtaacatattgttaatattatatattctcgtcgcTTGTGTAAtctgtttacattaaaactttgggggctattatttccaaaaaagaaatttaatctgagtttctttgttaattttctttttaaattctttttcattgtttactttatactATAGTGAATATGTCCAATAGGTCTGTTAAgttaggtgaaaaaaaaatttagaaaaaaaaaatatataaagaaaaaaataataataaatactcaacaaaaaaaaaaaaaaaaaactttcaccaAGTTTTGCAAACGCatagataaatgtaaaaaacaatgacttgtCAATGAACCATTTCTCCTTTAATAAGTAATGGTTCCCTGTTCGATAAAGTTGTAGTACCTCTAGAGCCATCATTCTGTCTAGCACCCAAGAAAATGTTAACTAGAGTATCTAGCTGAATTGGTAGAgataaaaaagggggagggagttatAGGTAGAGGAAGGCCCTAAAGAGTGTTGACCATAACGGCAAGATGGAATAGGTATTCAATaaaacatctggaccgctattaaaaaaaaaatattaagaagaTTTAAGCAAATGTGGCTGAGGCGAACAAGACTATATGAcggacatgagtgtaaaagaaggcctacataatgaaagtaaaaatgttgctATAGTGAATGAGTGCCCATTTAAATTTTTTCAGATAGCTTGTTGTAAGATCGCattttttaagtataatttttatcacatactgtcctcattaacaaagaattaacacacacaaaaaaagaaagaaatttagaTTAGGCCCGATCTTTAGCAATCAAAATTTTTTTgtgaaataatagctacaaaagttttaatgtaaacaaattacaCAAGCGACGagattatataatattaaccaTAGACAATATGCTACTATccagtgaacaatttgtctcAACGATATGTCgctgaacgaaatgtcagtgtaTGAATAGTCGTGTCCGCCTCAGAGTGTTATAATAACTGTAGAGCTAGCATagtatgataataataatgatagtaATTAGGCTAGGTCTAGGTCaagattcaagatctagaatctagattctagtacttAGTCGACTTTTTAGTcacttactgacttagacttagCCGGATAGTTATAgtcatagtagatctagataggtactttgataaaaatttcaaactcaatatattgtaatgaaacTGATATAGTTAGATAGAGATCTTTAAACTGAATTTATTGATACCTAATTTATGTTTATAAGATAATTAGAACAGAAGTTATAGCAATTTTAGTGGCGAAAATTTtgcctatatttttaaaaatatttcgtgACCGAAAAAGGGAAATTTTGCAATAAAAATGCTGTAACTTATAaactatttgagttatttgcatGAAAATTTCACAAGAAATGCATGATTATGTcctgatatttattttactttcaaacAACGGATAGACTTTGACGaaattttcttattaatttttaaagtgaGGTTACTTGTAAAAAAGAAACGATCGACGAAGAAGTACTTTTTCACATTTCAAAGACCATAACTTTTGAACCGTAAGAGATaattgaatacaattttaaacagaGATTCTTGATTACCTGttactatttattttacctttaaattatacatagaagtccaagaaaatattttacacttCATGACGAGGCACCacgtgtcaaaaaaaaaagacagaaaagtgctttttttctgttaaaaaggctgtaattttttaattttcagagaTATATGAATAAAATTTTCAGCACAAATGCATGAATTTAATTGTGTTGttcttttcattattttgaaACCTGAGATTGAAGTTAGcacaaaactttttttggttATAGCACTGTGGCGACAGTAAGTAGATGTAATAAGTCACCAGGTCGAAAATAATTTTCCAAtatgaacttttttgtttgccCTCGATGATAGTGGCAGAATCTGTTAAAGTATTAAATTACATCCCTGTCTGTTGCTGCCACATTAGTGTGTATGACAATCATGTCAAAAGATCAGCCATATCTCCTTCTTGAGCTCTGCAATGCTGCCAGGTGTCAAAGTTAGTGTATCATCCAATACAACTTAACTACACTACTACTGCTCCCTGGCTCTGCATCATCagtgtatgttttgtttgttttacatgttccggatgttccttcagagttgaagatagttacttcctagtccaaagcTCCGGCTGGACGAGgagggagcgggtagggtttgaacccgggaccatcgataaatccaaacgacaatccAGTGCGcagaccgcacgaccaggcagccatccgactTTCATGTCACCACACTCACCACCTAGTGGCACACCACTGCCAGTTATGTCCATGATGAAGTTTtctgtgaaaataaaaaaaatatttataattgaataattgtcTTTAATTTGATTTTCAATTAATTATCATATATTCATATTCATAATTTAACACAatttattagattttgatttattttagaaaagttattttaaaatattttcttagctACTGATCTAGCATagtatgtaataataatattcttttaaataGACCTAgtattctaaaatttaaaaaaaaaaaaaaaaaaaattgtctttagaAGATGGGTCCTTGCTAATCCAATCTAatcttaattatatttaatgatttttaggAATCCAGTCTTTTTggacctagatctatttaaaatctaattccactgctaaatttataaatatatgtatagatctactatttaaattaaatagcaaagatttttaaataggcttaattaaaacGGAGTTATGATCtcgcaactagatctagctttaaaattatttcttaattaaCGGCCTTGATCGCGATTGAATATCAGGCTTCTTGCgagataaataaagaaaataacatcataaaagttaaatattatcatcaaaataatatttctaaagttttaaattaatagatGATCAAAGAATTGATCGCTGTTGATGGATTTAGAAATGAAAGGAATGTAAGAAAAATACGATACGGCCATTGTTATCATTGTTTCCATCATTTCCGGTAAAATGGTCGCGATCGCTTCGTTCTCGAAAACGATACCCCGTCCTTAGAGCTTACGACTGGCCATCAAGGCAACAACTTATTGAGATAAAACTAATGAAAATAGTTAGGTCTAATGTTAATCTACACGCAGTAATTAGTTTCAATGACGACACgcgataaaaaatataaaaattttgaAGTCAACTTACCCGCTATCTGCCGTACGAGAAATGTCCATGAAAACAATAGAACCACGCTGATGTCGATCTAAATAATTAACTGATATACTATCCATGTGAAAGGAATGGGCACAATTAATCCGATTAAGGATTATTTTGAGAACAATACCACATTATACTAGACCACACATTGTCTCAGCCTTATATACTGCCACAGGGAAACACTAGTTTCCGGTAACCAAAAAAAGTCGACCTATTGAAGCCTATTCCGGAAAATCAAAGTACCTAATCTAGAGACTAAGTCTAAGATGTTTAagttaagtctagatctagaatataaattatagactagtctagaagattctagatctatattctagagaCCTAACGGTGAACCACACGAGTGACGAGGCTATCACGAACTCAGACACTCTGAGCCTGCGGCTCTGGCCTCAGCCTCTGGCTCAGCTGTTCTCTTCACAATACTTAATACTAGTAATAATAGTGAGATTTTTTAGGAATTCCTCCTTTTTTTGCCAGCCATATTGTTGAGTTTTAAAGATGAAAACTCCTGTCTTCTAGAGAATAGAGTTCTCACCTCTAGAcgtgtagatctaatctagatctagtatatactctagactctagatcgaGATTCTATCTTGATGTTTTGAAAAATGGAGATCTATTTACACCGGAAGTTTGTGTGATAAGTGATCAGATTTTCGGTTCCGGTCACTcatcactgatctatatatattataagctTAGATGTGATAAAGTGCAGAAAATTTCTCATGTGGACTAcagtgaattttgtttctctaacgaagctcgaccctggcagtgactgagaatgaatattagttcgttttatatattgttatgactttgccatgcgcaccgccatccaagatagtgcagaaagaagttGCGCACTGTTATATTATCACAATACACTTAACAATACTGAAGTTTAAAGTTACACTCCATTTTTATTAACATGAAACAAGGAGAGAACAACCAGCAGAGACTAATACACAGTGACTACACACTACTGACACACTTCAGTGTAAACCGTGAAATCGTGAACATACTGAACAatagaacaagggagactacaagaaaacaaacacacacacaacatacattaacataaatacacatataaatgtaacatcCTCCGGTGTTTGAGGTTAGTTATATACATAGTCACTAGTTCTTGTGGATTTGACCACTCGGCCTGACCTAGTTGTATAGGTTGTCGACCTATGAGGCCCGTCTTCTATATGGCTCTCAGGTCTCTGAGCAGTACTTTCATCTGTGCTGGGTGCATCCACAGGTGCAGGATTGTCAGGCTCGGTCGTACCTGTTGGTGTAGGCGCATTCGTTTCAGCAGGCAGTGGGATTCTTCGTAAGTGAAGTCTATTTCGGCGATAAACTCCTCCGCCTGATTCAACTTCATACGACCGTTGTTGTAACTGACGAGTTATAACCCTTTTGCCAACGCTCGTGGCCACGCGACCTTGACTTTAGTCTCACCTCTTCACCCTTAGCAAGGGGAGGTAAATCTTTAGCGTGGGAGTTGTAGTAAATCGCTGATCTCCTCTGGTTTTCTTTCAGCGCTTTTCTATGTTTCTGAGGATCCAGAACTTGAGGTTTCAACAGGCTTTTAGCTATAGGCAGCAAGGTTCTGATTCTTCTGTTGAAGAATGCCTGTGATGGGCTAGTACCAGTTTTATTCGGGGTGCTTCTATGATTAAGTAAAGCCATGAACTgatctttatttttaagaaacaaTGTCTTTACAGTCTTCACGGCTGATTCAGCTTTCCCATTTGATCTGGGATAGTAGGGACTGCTCGTCAAATGGTTGAAACTCCAATCATTGGCGAATTTTGCGAAGCTGTCCGAAGATAGCTGAGGTCCATTGTCAGAGACCACTGTAGATGGGATGCCATATCTAGCGAAATGGGCTTTAAGTTTTCTTATGACAGTTTCTGAACTAGTGTTCTCTAGGCGATCAACTTCACAGAAGTTACTGTAGTAGTCCACACACACAAGATAGTCTTTGCCGTCAAGTGTGAATAGATCAACACCAACCTTTTCCCAGGGGTGTGTGGGAACTTCATGATTCATTAAAGTCTCTTTCTGTTGGTTGGGTTGAAAAGCTTGACATATTTCACAAGTTGAAATATAATGCTTTATGTCACCAGTCATTCCTGGCCAGAATAAACTCTCACGAGCTCTTTTTAGACATCCTTCAATGCCTGAGTGTGTAGAGTGAacttctcttttcatttctagtCGTAGTGACTTGGGCACTACTACTCTTTCACCTTTGAATATAAGCCCCTCTTGGACTGACATTTCGTCTCTGAAATTATAATAAGGCGTTAGCTGATATGGTAGAAGATGCTTGCCTTCTGGCCAACCTTGATTAATTGTGATTAGAAGTTTTTGAAGCGTCCTGTCTTTCTCGGTTCCTTCCCTTAGTTTCTGTAGTTTTTCTTCCCCAATTGCTAGGAAACTGGCCATATTTATGAGCTCAAACTCCCCTTGACTGTTTGCTGATGACTTGATATGAGCTCTTGAAAGTGTATCGGCCAGATAcatttcttttccctttttataAATCACAGTTATGTCATAGTTTTGTATACGCAACATCATTCCCTGCAATCTTCGAGGAGCAGCTGAGAGAGGTTTAGCCATTATTGCTTCAAGAGGTTTGTGGTCACTTTCAATGGTTATATGTCGACCAAATGTGTATTGGTGGAACTTATCCTGAGCAAATACAATTGCTAGCATTTCTTTCTCGATCTGTGCATATCTAGTTTCAGTATCAGTCAAAGATCGACTTGCGTAAGCTATGGGTTTACTTTCCTGCATTAAGACAGTGCCAAGGCCATTTTGACTGGAATTACACTGTATGGTCAATTCTTTAAGTGGATTGTAGAATGCTAGCACAGGAGCTTGAGTCACCATAGATTGTATGTCACAAAATGCACTGTCATGTTTTCTCGACCATGACCAAGGGATGTCTGTATGAAGTAGCTGCCGAATTGGTTCAATGACGTCGGATAGTTTGGGTAGGAATTTAGCAAGATAGTTCACAAACCCACAAAAGCGCCGAACTTCTTCGACGTTTGTTGGTTTGTTCATTTCTTTAACAGCCTTTACCTTTTCAGGATCAATctttaaaccatcacttgtaaTTAGATGTCCCAGAAATgtaatttctttcattttaatcTCAGCTTTTTCTTTGTTCAGTTTAATTCCCACAGAGCGACATCTCTCAAATAATGCTGTAATATTCTTGTCATGGTCATGGGAAGCTGTCTCCCATGTGTCTCCGGAACCATAAACTATAATATCATCAGCTACACCAATCACACCTTCAAGACCTTCAAGAGcagcatttaaatgtttctgaAACAGTTCTGAGCTCACAGATGTTCCAAATGGTAATCTTCTCCACTTGTAACGTCCAAAG is part of the Biomphalaria glabrata chromosome 2, xgBioGlab47.1, whole genome shotgun sequence genome and harbors:
- the LOC106078571 gene encoding tripartite motif-containing protein 5-like; this encodes MSRYNVSSFLPVPDEELLCGICMNILDKPLETPCRHVFCTDCIHKAVREQSKCPLCRKKCKKSMLKDVLPLVQNLINKLTMKCPNYDNGCITPIKMEYYYDHLVKCEYSVVKCQYKECSAHMLRKEIVEHEQNDCIYRHKMCTKGCGLMLSTFQEEKHECVTALVELVKELKEDKANMQKTIDEMKTKMSVLHHEISPALSSSSSELSSISSTFHWSTTSDDWSDLDIQSLNSEVLEHLSTSGHDSDQSLEEPSLEFLSSTGGNVENETTQSLPGDNSLAEVDAASQSIATSVNGNNKRSQDYDNLLVFKRAKPSSAGEEGPSTSSALPVAKLNSLRSQTSKNSVASHEAGVSSATKKKGTGKRHNSHSKSEPFGAGVEEESPGAQGSDLPSSSGGAAGRSHILFHHKVYFGPGGEEKHQKPHYSIIQTDSGSSSSVMTKATNKQVEAEDDAKTKVTVSQSTNNTATCSESTSGLSDNNTARELRSSTRTPHTRSTRSSTRVQTRSSVKLQDKLVPLDEDVIPNVKVPPTAAYLLNKYTEEDSSEDESWSPSEAD
- the LOC129924401 gene encoding uncharacterized protein K02A2.6-like gives rise to the protein METVSKTNFKPRINPPHPLNVKKGCEEWKLFKQMWLNYCTIERINDIDEEYAKALFLHTVGPEALVVYNSITFKPKHNVQDIICAFDDHFIGLKNETYERYVFNNRQQKPQETVEEYLLALRTLTKTCNFCDHMEESLIRDRMVVGIRDTRTKKELLQEHKLTLKTCIEICKANEAADLQLKVLETGTSDASLPQDEAFAVSSRKNILQQNAAHKQRKCKFCGKNHPFKKELCPAWGKTCNICKQKNHFGIQCNQKKLQCVQEDSDDCYSLSSNDEAVLAVQGGPNNKIIKAEMIIAGEKIVCQIDSGASVNVIPKKLIKSAQICPTQSKLRVYDGTTLIPIGKGRKRQKKMGLITINYHTFESVDKVESVKPLPSLSTKIVEQFFDVFDDQQGELPGVVHLEVNLDITPVTCPSGRVPLAMQAKVKSELELLTEKGIIEPVDKPTDWVSRMVIATKKSGKLRICLDPRPLNKALKRERFPLPVMEDLLPRLSNAKMFSKLDLANAYWHVHLDEASSLLTTFQTPFGRYKWRRLPFGTSVSSELFQKHLNAALEGLEGVIGVADDIIVYGSGDTWETASHDHDKNITALFERCRSVGIKLNKEKAEIKMKEITFLGHLITSDGLKIDPEKVKAVKEMNKPTNVEEVRRFCGFVNYLAKFLPKLSDVIEPIRQLLHTDIPWSWSRKHDSAFCDIQSMVTQAPVLAFYNPLKELTIQCNSSQNGLGTVLMQESKPIAYASRSLTDTETRYAQIEKEMLAIVFAQDKFHQYTFGRHITIESDHKPLEAIMAKPLSAAPRRLQGMMLRIQNYDITVIYKKGKEMYLADTLSRAHIKSSANSQGEFELINMASFLAIGEEKLQKLREGTEKDRTLQKLLITINQGWPEGKHLLPYQLTPYYNFRDEMSVQEGLIFKGERVVVPKSLRLEMKREVHSTHSGIEGCLKRARESLFWPGMTGDIKHYISTCEICQAFQPNQQKETLMNHEVPTHPWEKVGVDLFTLDGKDYLVCVDYYSNFCEVDRLENTSSETVIRKLKAHFARYGIPSTVVSDNGPQLSSDSFAKFANDWSFNHLTSSPYYPRSNGKAESAVKTVKTLFLKNKDQFMALLNHRSTPNKTGTSPSQAFFNRRIRTLLPIAKSLLKPQVLDPQKHRKALKENQRRSAIYYNSHAKDLPPLAKGEEVRLKSRSRGHERWQKGYNSSVTTTVV